From the genome of Oncorhynchus masou masou isolate Uvic2021 chromosome 15, UVic_Omas_1.1, whole genome shotgun sequence:
TGTTTTTGCCCCGCCTGCGAATGTCTCGGATCAGGTTGAGCTGGGCCTCACTGAGACGATGCTTGGTCAGAAGTTCATTGAACTCCTCCACGGGCAGGTTGACAATGAGATCGTTGGAGAAGGGGATCTTCATGGCGAGAGCCCGGCGCTCATCACGGCCCCAAAGCTTATCGGAAATGTCATGCTCATAGGTTTTGCTGTAATGTGATTTTCCCTGCGTGGGAGAGGTGGCCCTTGGCTGGTTGTAGGTATGGTCGTGGCCCACTTGTTCCAGCCAAGGGAGGTTGTTGAAACGCCCAGGCTTCTGGTAGCTTGTGCTGCACATGTTACGGACTTTTGGGGAGTAGCCTCCCACGGCACCTTCCTCTCGCGTCACAATAACCTCCATGTCAGAGCTGTAGCCCACAGCCCCTTCGTCAGAAAAGACAGAAGAGTCAGATGAtgaagaggatgaagaagaggaaTAGGATGCCTCCGAGCTGCTAGGGGATGCAGGGCTGTGGCTGAAGTTTAGAGAAAGTCCAGAGTCAGAGTCTAGCTCTTCAAGTTGGGAGGCCTGTGTTGGGTTGAAGCCTTCCTCCAGAGCCAGGTCCAGGAAACTAATCTCATCCAGCAAGGCATCATCCAATAGGGAGCCGAGTGGGCTAGGCAGGACTGGTTCCTCCAGAAAGAGGCTTGACTGAATGGAAGCCATGGGGTTGCCAACTGTGCCATTGAGTGCCAAAGGAAGAGTGTTATCTGTCAGGTCAGATGGGCCAAAGGTCAAGTTACGGTCAAAATCAGGTCCGCTGGAGGACTGACTGAGCAGGGCTGGCTGGAGTGGGTTCTCCAGGGGAACACTGCCCCCAAAGCTGGAGTTGAAGGGGTAACTATCCTGGCTGCTTCCGGGCAGGATTGCCTGATGAAGGCTGACATCCTGGTGAACGGGGTCCATCAAGCTGGAACTCTGAATAGATCCAGATTGCATTTCAGCTCTGCCAAGGTCCATATCCTTCCAAAATATTACCAGAAGTTGGATTACATTTATTTTGAATTACTTTCAGGGCAAGGGTATTTCAACGTTTATACACTTCTTGACATTTTAAATAAACTATGTTTATGAAGGggataaaaaaaaatcagaaaccACGTAGAACTTACTTCTGGCTCCATGGTGGCGAGAATATCATGCCACTGCTGCTCCAAGTCCAGAGATGGTTCCTCGTGGGACAGCAGGGGGGACAGGAGAAGCTCTCGGACAGGGGTTGGGTCCTCTCCGCTGGTGGCTTCCCTCCGATCTACGCCAACTGGGTCTGACAGCTAAAAACAGAAACATCACAATGGTTATCCTGTGGTCAACAAACCTATCAATGGTCATCTCTTACCCTAGTACCATCAAATGAAACTgtacctctgtctcctctccaaaaGGGAAGGTGTCTTCCAAGAGCCGTAGACattcctggaaggacattgaggACTGAGCTTCCAAGCTGGCAAACTGAGAAGAGAACAGGAGTGAGCAGAGAGCTACCTGGATGTTCTGGATGTTGACAATGGTTCCTTTTCTTCTGAGCTGAACTGATACAGATGGTGGAAATGATTAGGCTTTTCCAGAACATGTTATGGCAAGAGGATA
Proteins encoded in this window:
- the LOC135555812 gene encoding endoplasmic reticulum membrane sensor NFE2L1-like, whose translation is MVCVKKYFTEGLIQVAILLSLVGIRVDVGPYLPPWNEMILGPTSALTQTQFHNLHNQLDGQDLHPKSVDLDGFFTARRLLGWVRSLDRLRVPSSELETWLVRREPDALVVGAQGQPAPLEEGAGGLEDHAGDQVESVMRLSVVAGSQESGYGPIREDSLDTTAPLLRRSHEEEDEDLYEEDTDMLWQDHSDLGRHQRPEEELVGDTWREIWRDGGRSYDLANRELAQDLSDQFASLEAQSSMSFQECLRLLEDTFPFGEETELSDPVGVDRREATSGEDPTPVRELLLSPLLSHEEPSLDLEQQWHDILATMEPEDMDLGRAEMQSGSIQSSSLMDPVHQDVSLHQAILPGSSQDSYPFNSSFGGSVPLENPLQPALLSQSSSGPDFDRNLTFGPSDLTDNTLPLALNGTVGNPMASIQSSLFLEEPVLPSPLGSLLDDALLDEISFLDLALEEGFNPTQASQLEELDSDSGLSLNFSHSPASPSSSEASYSSSSSSSSSDSSVFSDEGAVGYSSDMEVIVTREEGAVGGYSPKVRNMCSTSYQKPGRFNNLPWLEQVGHDHTYNQPRATSPTQGKSHYSKTYEHDISDKLWGRDERRALAMKIPFSNDLIVNLPVEEFNELLTKHRLSEAQLNLIRDIRRRGKNKMAAQNCRRRKLDVLFELEEGVEGLYRHKARLLKQKAENLRSVREMKQRLSGLYQEVFSRLRDEQGRPLPATDYTLQFGNDGQILLATRNGSASEQNRKPHKKQKNRKK